The following proteins come from a genomic window of Chryseobacterium glaciei:
- a CDS encoding AAA family ATPase, giving the protein MIYVERNIIPVPKVFYSKEVEIAKKRLEEFYLKSKESRSQQKYSQPFEKELRDKFLEALREVFKGKCAYCESPISFNRTQSEYDHFRPKGGARGLDKEFSTDHYWWLAYNWNNIYLSCSHCNQYKSTWFPVEGKRIPLNTPYKEVVDNEKALLIDPCIDKPEEHLIFNEQGGIEAISSKGITTIEILKLDRSELVNSRLEALKELYGEWELLLKLLRKKESNRDDIKKLYDAWQYKYTIHSGEPYLGIQRFMLSKWLGNRPEIQEYLSTIDGKETKTPVNTLAQDFLYSKAENFKETEKDNIEQSISSIKHIYVEKIELKNFKCFSSLELEFNHNSDSLIGNEPWLLFLGENGVGKSSLLKAFVIGLTGDEYIKSLELKGRDLLKHGARNGFIRIHLVGAIRPIEVTFNKTEIKTTLHQPIVNIVAYNSIRLNPKEGKIQPEKGDFYGAKAKNLFDYTFSLIDADTWLVKLFKKDKDAFDRVAISLKDLMLLENDDTISIIKNQPIIKRNGDVFSIDELSDGYRSIFYLAVDIMATLAGENVTFDLAEGMVLIDEIGTHLHPRWRMEVVTRLRKAFPKIRFVVTTHEPLCLRGLRAGETVVLTKNQENEVIALTELPDPSELRVDQILTSDFFGLKSTIDPETERLFDEYYLILALEENDRTEEQKNRLLDLSQIIPRIKHLGDTEREELTYYVIDELLARRTREDGPKIKEELKAEALKRVESIWKTLDTKK; this is encoded by the coding sequence ATGATTTACGTAGAAAGAAATATCATTCCTGTGCCAAAAGTCTTTTATTCAAAGGAGGTCGAAATAGCAAAAAAAAGACTGGAAGAGTTCTATTTAAAATCAAAAGAGAGCAGATCTCAGCAAAAATACTCACAACCCTTTGAAAAAGAATTAAGAGATAAATTCCTTGAAGCACTACGAGAAGTATTTAAAGGCAAATGTGCTTATTGTGAATCACCTATATCATTCAATAGAACTCAATCTGAATATGATCATTTCCGTCCTAAAGGAGGAGCCAGAGGATTGGACAAGGAATTCTCAACAGATCATTATTGGTGGCTAGCCTATAATTGGAATAACATTTATTTAAGTTGTTCTCACTGTAATCAATATAAATCAACATGGTTTCCAGTTGAGGGAAAGAGAATACCATTAAATACACCTTACAAGGAAGTTGTAGATAATGAAAAGGCTCTCTTAATAGATCCGTGCATAGATAAACCTGAAGAACATTTAATTTTTAATGAGCAAGGAGGAATTGAAGCAATTTCTTCGAAAGGCATTACTACTATAGAAATACTAAAGCTTGATCGTTCTGAGTTGGTCAATTCAAGACTAGAAGCTTTAAAAGAACTATATGGAGAATGGGAGTTACTTTTGAAACTATTGAGGAAAAAAGAGTCAAATCGAGACGATATTAAAAAGTTATATGATGCTTGGCAATATAAATATACGATTCATTCTGGAGAACCTTATTTAGGAATACAACGATTCATGCTCTCTAAATGGTTGGGAAATAGGCCTGAAATACAAGAATATTTATCCACTATTGATGGGAAAGAAACAAAAACTCCAGTAAATACATTAGCACAAGATTTTTTATACTCTAAAGCAGAAAATTTTAAAGAAACTGAAAAAGATAATATTGAACAATCTATAAGTTCAATAAAGCATATATATGTTGAGAAAATAGAATTGAAAAACTTTAAGTGCTTCTCTTCTTTAGAATTAGAATTTAATCATAATTCTGATTCTCTTATTGGAAATGAACCCTGGTTATTATTTCTTGGCGAAAATGGTGTTGGAAAAAGTTCACTATTGAAAGCTTTTGTAATTGGTTTAACAGGAGATGAATATATAAAAAGTTTAGAGTTAAAAGGTAGAGATCTTTTAAAACATGGAGCAAGAAATGGATTTATTCGAATACATCTTGTAGGAGCAATACGACCTATAGAGGTAACTTTTAATAAAACAGAAATTAAGACTACATTACACCAACCTATTGTTAACATTGTAGCCTATAACTCCATACGCTTAAATCCTAAAGAAGGAAAAATTCAGCCTGAAAAAGGAGATTTTTATGGAGCTAAAGCCAAAAACCTATTTGATTATACTTTTTCCTTAATAGATGCTGACACTTGGCTAGTCAAATTATTCAAGAAAGATAAAGACGCTTTTGATCGCGTAGCAATATCGCTAAAAGATTTAATGCTTCTTGAAAATGATGACACTATAAGCATTATAAAAAATCAACCAATAATAAAAAGGAATGGTGATGTTTTTTCCATTGATGAACTTAGTGATGGTTATAGATCAATCTTCTATTTGGCGGTTGATATCATGGCTACGTTAGCCGGAGAAAACGTAACATTTGATTTGGCAGAAGGAATGGTGCTTATTGATGAAATAGGTACTCATTTGCATCCACGTTGGCGAATGGAAGTCGTTACACGTTTAAGAAAAGCTTTTCCTAAAATTCGTTTTGTAGTAACAACACATGAACCACTTTGTCTGAGAGGATTAAGAGCAGGAGAAACTGTTGTTCTTACTAAAAATCAAGAAAATGAAGTAATAGCGTTGACGGAGTTGCCAGACCCAAGCGAACTACGAGTAGATCAGATATTGACTTCCGATTTTTTTGGATTGAAAAGTACAATAGACCCTGAAACAGAAAGGCTTTTTGATGAATATTATTTAATTCTTGCTTTGGAAGAAAATGATAGAACTGAAGAACAAAAGAATCGTCTTTTGGACCTAAGCCAGATTATTCCTCGGATTAAACATTTAGGAGATACAGAACGTGAAGAACTTACCTATTATGTAATTGATGAATTACTAGCTCGCAGAACGAGAGAAGATGGACCAAAAATCAAAGAGGAATTGAAGGCAGAGGCTTTGAAAAGGGTTGAAAGTATATGGAAAACTTTAGACACTAAAAAATAG
- a CDS encoding HNH endonuclease has protein sequence MNWVKENRNKLSINNYVRKADAKTNYWLDLSEGRINNYRKLTNDNFNIIIYGNDNLETDFYIIPFEELKHLLLENNFAKSEGRRRWIGNIINHHISLSNTGVKLNISHRYSNPIPFKVEPLILNIESTNDYAIENAKREIQVRIKQSAFRKKVLENFDYKCCLTGIIENDLLVASHIIPWASKIDTRLSPHNGLCLSTLYDSLFDKGYFSIDEKYQVIITPKLDELSLQTQNWLSEISGKTISLPLNYEISTVALKFHREKVFIK, from the coding sequence ATGAATTGGGTAAAAGAAAATAGAAATAAGCTTTCCATAAATAACTATGTAAGAAAAGCAGATGCGAAGACTAATTATTGGCTTGATTTATCAGAAGGAAGAATTAACAATTACAGAAAGTTGACAAATGATAATTTTAATATTATAATTTATGGCAATGATAATCTTGAAACTGATTTTTACATAATTCCTTTTGAAGAATTAAAACATCTTTTACTTGAAAACAATTTTGCTAAAAGTGAAGGAAGACGAAGGTGGATTGGGAATATTATCAATCATCATATTTCATTAAGTAATACAGGTGTAAAGCTAAATATTTCTCACAGATACAGTAATCCTATTCCTTTTAAGGTTGAGCCCCTAATTTTAAATATAGAAAGCACTAACGATTATGCAATAGAAAATGCCAAAAGAGAAATACAAGTAAGAATCAAGCAATCCGCTTTCCGAAAAAAGGTATTAGAGAATTTTGACTATAAATGTTGTTTAACAGGAATTATTGAAAATGATTTATTAGTGGCAAGTCATATTATTCCATGGGCAAGTAAAATTGATACAAGATTATCGCCTCATAATGGTCTTTGCCTTTCTACTTTATATGATAGTTTATTTGACAAGGGCTATTTTTCAATTGATGAAAAGTATCAAGTAATCATTACTCCGAAATTAGATGAATTGAGTTTACAAACTCAAAATTGGTTGAGTGAGATTTCTGGAAAAACGATTTCACTTCCTTTAAATTATGAGATAAGTACAGTTGCACTTAAATTTCATAGAGAAAAAGTTTTTATTAAGTAA
- a CDS encoding DNA double-strand break repair nuclease NurA, protein MAYSSRTGKRPDELASKSSHSFLINDEEVQSFLENCEYPKSAEEVELDRSRIIKIQYPEENSIEHIIAMDGGYSTIPVRKTFPSSLITFFQFGEIFLNTEDLNNMSEMPFISRESMSALKDLERSKLVLPTKNVSYNSNITLTHSVRSTIYEYFKKKGDEKNNLLSTTYWLIFNLFDQPEESFNLTICPHCKGKNQDILRANFNSEYTTNCPECNGILYLTDCFRLHEVIDDELGAGGILGYLVNLIEQINIIHTIKYIKETQPKLLDKFFFIKDGPLAFFGQTANMHKHVRKLCNYLFEHHNLFLAGLEKSGAFVEHADEIKNLLEPGEALLLTNKHIYSYILPGDPENTQPYAGTSYYSSKIIFKSRDERVYVITLPVENENIVLNPQKDDFKNLDTILWNIEKLRCDMYDNSIVPVALANKLISLSSHPSSSILEKFAKKHTK, encoded by the coding sequence ATGGCATACAGTAGCAGAACAGGTAAACGTCCTGATGAATTAGCCAGTAAATCATCTCATTCATTTTTAATAAATGATGAAGAAGTTCAATCATTTTTGGAAAATTGCGAATATCCCAAATCCGCCGAAGAAGTAGAATTGGATAGATCTCGTATCATTAAAATTCAATATCCTGAGGAGAACTCAATAGAGCATATTATAGCAATGGACGGTGGTTATTCCACTATTCCGGTAAGGAAAACATTCCCATCTTCTCTTATAACATTTTTTCAATTTGGAGAAATCTTCCTAAATACTGAAGATCTAAATAACATGTCCGAAATGCCATTTATTTCTAGGGAATCAATGTCTGCTCTTAAGGACTTAGAAAGAAGCAAACTAGTACTTCCTACAAAAAATGTTTCATATAATAGTAATATCACTTTAACTCATTCTGTTCGTAGTACAATTTATGAATACTTTAAAAAAAAGGGAGATGAAAAGAATAATTTACTTTCTACAACTTATTGGCTAATCTTTAATTTGTTTGACCAACCCGAGGAAAGTTTTAACCTGACCATTTGTCCACATTGTAAAGGGAAAAATCAGGATATTTTACGTGCAAATTTCAACAGCGAGTATACGACTAATTGTCCAGAATGTAATGGAATATTATATCTGACAGATTGCTTCAGATTACATGAAGTAATTGATGATGAACTTGGAGCAGGTGGAATTCTCGGATATCTTGTTAACTTAATCGAGCAAATAAATATTATACATACAATCAAATATATAAAAGAAACCCAACCTAAATTACTGGATAAATTTTTCTTTATTAAAGATGGTCCATTAGCATTCTTTGGACAAACGGCTAATATGCATAAACACGTTAGAAAATTATGTAATTATTTATTTGAACATCATAATCTTTTTTTAGCCGGTTTAGAAAAATCGGGAGCATTTGTAGAACATGCTGATGAAATCAAAAATCTATTAGAACCAGGAGAAGCTTTATTGCTCACTAATAAACACATTTACTCTTATATTTTGCCGGGAGATCCTGAAAATACACAGCCGTACGCAGGTACGTCATATTATAGCTCTAAAATCATTTTTAAGTCCAGAGATGAAAGAGTATATGTTATTACACTTCCTGTTGAAAATGAAAATATAGTATTGAATCCACAAAAAGATGATTTTAAAAATTTGGACACGATACTATGGAATATAGAAAAGCTAAGATGTGATATGTATGATAATTCTATAGTACCGGTAGCTTTAGCCAATAAGCTCATTTCACTATCTAGCCACCCGAGTTCAAGTATTTTGGAAAAATTTGCTAAAAAACATACAAAATGA
- a CDS encoding DNA-methyltransferase, producing the protein MSIGEKLTQKYKSKLGKLFVGNSLELLTNDKKLSKLKGKVNLIVTSPPFPLNNKKQYGNEKGDEYKDWFIKLAPIFSDLLTDDGSLVIEIGNAWEPERPVQSLLHLECLLGMVKHPEANLRLIQEFICYNPSKLPSPAQWVTVNRLRTVDSYTHVWWIAKNDFPKADNSKVLRPYSDSMKQLLKRQSYNSGKRPSEHQISEKGFLKDNGGSISHNFFEMEALEEKREVRLPHSVLSFSNTNSNGYFLKTCRDKGITPHPARMSGGLVNFFIQFLTDEDDLVLDPFSGSNTTGYCAEKLNRKWISFEIKEDYIKQAIIRFSDPELKSPLK; encoded by the coding sequence ATGTCAATTGGAGAAAAATTAACTCAAAAATACAAGTCTAAACTTGGTAAACTTTTCGTAGGAAATTCGCTTGAATTATTAACGAATGATAAAAAATTATCCAAACTAAAAGGGAAAGTTAATCTTATAGTTACGTCACCACCATTTCCCCTAAATAATAAAAAACAATACGGTAACGAGAAAGGAGATGAATATAAAGATTGGTTTATTAAGCTGGCACCAATATTTTCCGATCTTTTGACTGATGATGGTTCATTAGTTATAGAAATTGGAAATGCTTGGGAGCCAGAAAGACCGGTTCAATCGTTATTACATTTAGAATGTCTTTTAGGAATGGTTAAGCACCCCGAAGCTAATCTAAGATTAATCCAAGAATTTATTTGCTATAATCCTTCAAAATTGCCTTCACCAGCTCAATGGGTAACCGTAAATAGATTACGAACTGTGGACAGCTATACACACGTTTGGTGGATTGCCAAAAATGATTTCCCAAAAGCAGATAACAGCAAAGTATTACGTCCTTATAGTGACAGTATGAAGCAACTACTAAAACGGCAATCTTATAATTCAGGTAAACGTCCATCAGAACATCAAATAAGTGAAAAAGGATTTCTAAAAGATAATGGAGGAAGTATTTCTCATAACTTTTTTGAAATGGAGGCTTTAGAAGAAAAAAGAGAAGTTAGATTACCTCATAGTGTATTGAGTTTTTCAAATACCAATTCTAATGGTTATTTTCTAAAAACTTGTAGAGATAAAGGCATTACGCCACACCCAGCTCGTATGTCTGGTGGACTGGTAAATTTCTTTATTCAATTTTTAACAGATGAGGACGATTTAGTACTTGATCCATTTTCCGGAAGTAATACTACAGGATATTGTGCAGAAAAATTAAACCGTAAGTGGATATCATTTGAAATTAAAGAAGATTATATTAAACAAGCTATTATAAGGTTTAGTGATCCTGAATTAAAATCACCTCTTAAATAA
- a CDS encoding ATP-binding protein → MKTVDKIKQLVSVDPLKVGKQTELFVGHPFSLDYNKANILVCDADKERVKGIAQGTFLLAFYDNEETVEEAILLRALAPAKLPTDSAMISSMIEYYKDNLPTSGKSSKLDDFTRYEFSFSGLECRVLGTFYRNGNNVEFGADLENFYSAHHYSVYKVNKDVLGYIVNQRDSPDIIPGNDNEFSIGHVRYSSSLRFQSKNEEDKAEVYIHPADLLGKRTALFGMTRTGKSNTVKKVIEATSQISSKATATLPSKSPNTIEENLKSFDTNGAPKYPVGQLIFDVNGEYANKNLQDEGTAIFEKYKTNTVRYSILEKSDADFKIMKVNFYKDIVTGFSYICASLEDEKGDYITSLKVLDFTPPPLDNEHFDEWTRYNKNKAIYFCCLNKAGFNPSTNFTVKFKADATIKKLVSEKYKELDIEKGVSLDEAESWFLCAWENINDKVFTDYKKKKGKDWFSDEMKSLMIFLTQKKDGRSVSGFDKFKKVAKMHTNTTENSFEVDISKHLRKGGIVIIDLSQGDPKLQEIFLERISKKIFSDSMSRFTDSLPNNFIQFYFEEAHNLFPKKDDKDLSQIYNRIAKEGAKLNLGMIYATQEVSSISSNILKNTQNWFIAHLNNEDEIKELRKYYDFDDFADALIRFSAKNDKGFVRMKTYSNPFIVPVQIDKFSVEISTK, encoded by the coding sequence ATGAAAACTGTAGATAAAATAAAACAACTTGTATCTGTAGACCCTTTAAAAGTGGGAAAACAAACTGAACTTTTTGTTGGCCATCCTTTTTCGCTTGATTATAATAAAGCTAATATTCTTGTTTGCGATGCTGATAAAGAAAGAGTTAAAGGAATAGCACAAGGAACTTTTTTACTTGCATTTTATGATAACGAAGAAACAGTTGAAGAGGCAATTCTTCTAAGAGCTCTGGCGCCGGCTAAATTACCCACAGATAGTGCTATGATTAGTTCTATGATAGAATACTATAAAGACAATCTTCCTACTTCAGGCAAAAGCTCTAAGCTAGATGATTTCACACGTTATGAATTTAGTTTTTCAGGACTAGAATGTCGTGTGTTAGGAACATTCTATAGAAATGGAAATAATGTTGAATTTGGGGCGGACTTAGAGAATTTTTATTCCGCTCATCATTATAGTGTTTATAAAGTCAATAAAGATGTTTTAGGGTATATTGTTAACCAGAGAGATTCTCCGGATATTATTCCGGGTAACGATAATGAATTTTCTATTGGACATGTACGATATAGTTCCAGTCTCAGATTTCAAAGCAAAAATGAAGAAGACAAAGCAGAGGTTTACATTCATCCGGCTGATCTCCTTGGAAAGAGAACTGCTCTTTTTGGAATGACCAGAACAGGTAAGTCTAATACTGTTAAAAAGGTTATTGAAGCAACATCTCAAATATCAAGTAAAGCAACGGCAACCTTACCTTCTAAATCTCCTAATACTATTGAGGAAAATCTAAAATCATTTGACACTAATGGTGCTCCTAAATATCCAGTAGGGCAGTTAATTTTTGATGTGAATGGAGAGTACGCAAATAAAAATTTACAGGATGAAGGAACTGCAATATTTGAAAAGTATAAAACAAATACTGTTAGATACAGTATTTTGGAAAAAAGCGATGCAGATTTTAAAATAATGAAAGTAAATTTCTATAAGGATATTGTAACTGGTTTTAGTTATATCTGTGCTTCTTTAGAAGATGAAAAAGGAGATTATATAACAAGTCTCAAAGTTTTAGACTTTACTCCTCCACCTCTTGATAATGAACATTTTGACGAATGGACAAGATATAATAAAAATAAGGCTATATATTTCTGCTGTCTGAATAAAGCAGGTTTTAATCCTTCAACAAATTTTACAGTAAAATTTAAAGCCGATGCAACAATAAAAAAATTAGTATCAGAAAAATACAAAGAGCTAGATATTGAGAAAGGAGTTTCTTTAGATGAAGCAGAAAGCTGGTTTTTATGTGCATGGGAAAATATAAACGATAAAGTTTTTACAGATTATAAAAAAAAGAAAGGTAAGGATTGGTTTTCGGATGAAATGAAATCACTTATGATCTTTCTCACTCAAAAAAAAGATGGTCGTTCAGTAAGTGGATTTGATAAATTCAAAAAAGTAGCAAAAATGCATACAAATACAACCGAAAACTCTTTTGAAGTTGATATATCTAAACATTTAAGAAAAGGAGGTATTGTAATTATTGATTTATCACAAGGAGATCCTAAACTTCAAGAAATATTTCTTGAACGAATATCAAAGAAGATATTTTCAGATTCAATGTCCAGATTTACAGACAGTCTCCCGAATAATTTCATCCAATTCTACTTTGAAGAAGCTCATAATCTATTCCCTAAAAAAGATGATAAAGATTTAAGTCAGATATATAATAGAATTGCCAAAGAAGGAGCAAAACTAAATTTGGGAATGATTTACGCTACGCAGGAAGTAAGTTCAATAAGTTCTAATATTTTGAAAAATACCCAAAACTGGTTTATTGCTCATTTAAACAATGAAGATGAAATAAAGGAACTAAGAAAATATTATGACTTTGACGATTTTGCCGATGCATTAATTCGTTTTAGTGCAAAGAACGATAAAGGTTTTGTGAGGATGAAGACCTATTCTAATCCTTTCATTGTACCGGTACAGATTGACAAATTTTCAGTAGAAATTTCTACAAAATAA
- a CDS encoding phage integrase SAM-like domain-containing protein: MKWKFNISDIDVRHINPGFVADYEFYLRTVRDCSNNSAVKYIKNFQKIINICLNNDWMNKESFCKL, translated from the coding sequence ATGAAGTGGAAATTTAATATCAGCGATATTGATGTTCGTCATATTAATCCGGGATTTGTTGCTGACTATGAATTTTATTTGCGAACCGTAAGAGACTGTTCAAATAATTCTGCGGTAAAATACATCAAGAATTTCCAAAAGATAATTAATATCTGTCTTAACAATGATTGGATGAACAAGGAATCCTTTTGCAAACTATAA
- a CDS encoding Arm DNA-binding domain-containing protein: protein METYSVLFYAKKVKNNSTISTIYLRITISGKRTEISTGQIIKTSQWSIKSGKITGNTPSVKQLNGSKGKIIRML, encoded by the coding sequence ATGGAAACTTACAGTGTGCTTTTTTATGCAAAAAAAGTCAAAAACAATTCTACAATTTCTACCATTTATTTACGGATTACTATTTCTGGTAAAAGAACAGAAATATCGACAGGGCAGATCATTAAAACATCACAATGGAGTATAAAGTCAGGAAAAATAACAGGTAATACTCCTAGTGTAAAACAATTAAATGGGAGTAAGGGCAAAATTATTCGAATGCTATAA
- a CDS encoding helix-turn-helix domain-containing protein: MRVNLVTKEDLQEFKTELLEDIKNLFNIKISEQKLWLRSSEVKELLKISTGTLQNLRVSGTLSYTRVGGTLYYNYKDIEKMLNGKG; encoded by the coding sequence ATGAGAGTAAACCTTGTTACTAAAGAAGACCTTCAGGAATTCAAAACCGAATTGCTTGAAGACATTAAAAATCTTTTTAATATCAAAATTTCAGAGCAGAAATTATGGCTACGTTCATCAGAGGTCAAAGAACTTCTGAAAATTTCTACCGGAACATTACAGAACCTTCGTGTCAGTGGAACCTTATCCTACACTCGTGTCGGTGGCACATTGTATTACAATTACAAAGACATCGAGAAAATGTTAAATGGAAAAGGATAA
- a CDS encoding site-specific integrase: MRIVRDIFVFCCFTGLAYIDVKNLTKHKVTKGIDGGLWIKIKRTKTKVEASIPILKDAQEILNQYENHPKCVNETTVLPVFSNQKMNEYLKEIRALCEIDFDITFHTARHTFATTVTLNIGDAVRNCR, from the coding sequence TTGAGAATTGTTCGTGATATTTTTGTGTTCTGCTGTTTTACTGGTCTTGCTTATATCGATGTTAAGAATCTTACAAAGCATAAAGTAACAAAGGGAATCGACGGAGGATTATGGATAAAAATCAAGAGAACCAAAACCAAGGTTGAAGCAAGTATTCCGATACTGAAGGATGCTCAGGAAATTCTGAACCAATACGAAAATCACCCAAAATGTGTAAATGAAACTACTGTCTTACCGGTATTCAGCAATCAAAAAATGAATGAGTATCTAAAGGAAATTAGGGCATTATGTGAAATTGATTTCGATATAACTTTTCATACCGCAAGACATACATTTGCAACTACAGTTACTCTTAACATTGGGGATGCCGTTAGAAACTGTCGGTAA